The Yoonia sp. SS1-5 genome contains a region encoding:
- a CDS encoding sterol desaturase family protein yields the protein MIVIAAIIFVRKKPADRFWAWVFPKKVYLHPSHFVDIKLFVIGRVFALVGLFQLVTFSSLIAALIISNLGVAGFGLALHPIVATFLFVLATDFAVYWVHRIHHEHPFFWPFHSVHHSAEVMTPVTVYRKHPVYDIFSNILKSICIGTTQGLLVAAFTGDMSLTTIFGANAFYFLFNMLGSNLRHTHIWLSYGRVLEHVFISPAQHQIHHSIERRHYNKNYGEVFAFWDWMFGTLYVPQEEEIIRFGLGDMAGQRIEQPHPSLKDALLVPFKDAFGVISRNSRTASEPKADIKE from the coding sequence ATGATCGTCATTGCAGCGATCATTTTTGTGCGCAAGAAACCCGCTGATCGCTTCTGGGCCTGGGTGTTTCCCAAGAAAGTCTATCTGCACCCATCGCATTTTGTGGATATCAAACTGTTCGTCATCGGGCGGGTCTTTGCACTGGTCGGGCTATTTCAACTGGTAACTTTCAGCTCGCTGATTGCGGCGCTTATCATCTCTAATCTGGGTGTCGCCGGTTTTGGACTGGCGCTTCACCCGATTGTGGCCACGTTTTTGTTTGTGCTGGCCACTGATTTCGCGGTCTATTGGGTCCACCGGATACACCATGAACACCCGTTCTTCTGGCCGTTTCATTCGGTTCACCACAGCGCCGAGGTGATGACCCCGGTCACCGTCTACCGAAAGCATCCGGTTTACGACATTTTTTCAAATATTCTGAAATCCATCTGTATCGGGACAACCCAGGGTCTGTTGGTCGCGGCATTTACCGGGGATATGTCGCTGACCACGATATTCGGTGCCAATGCGTTCTACTTCCTGTTCAACATGCTGGGATCAAATCTGCGTCACACGCATATCTGGCTAAGCTATGGGCGGGTGCTGGAACATGTCTTCATCTCACCCGCACAGCACCAGATCCACCACTCCATTGAACGGCGCCACTACAACAAAAACTATGGCGAGGTCTTTGCCTTCTGGGACTGGATGTTTGGCACGCTCTACGTCCCGCAGGAAGAAGAGATCATCCGTTTCGGCCTTGGCGACATGGCAGGCCAACGCATCGAACAGCCCCATCCATCGCTGAAAGACGCCTTGCTTGTGCCGTTCAAAGACGCCTTTGGCGTTATCTCTCGAAACAGTCGGACTGCAAGTGAACCGAAAGCCGATATCAAAGAATGA
- a CDS encoding septum formation initiator family protein: MVFYFLGALMLGMYFTFAAVQGDYGIFKRIEVRAEGATLAARLETLEAEVARMENLTSRLSDNFLDLDLLDEQARDVLGLIRADEVVIR; this comes from the coding sequence ATGGTCTTCTACTTCCTTGGCGCATTGATGCTTGGGATGTATTTTACCTTTGCCGCTGTCCAAGGGGACTACGGGATCTTCAAGCGGATCGAAGTGCGCGCCGAAGGTGCCACATTGGCTGCAAGGCTGGAAACGCTTGAGGCCGAGGTCGCCCGGATGGAAAACCTCACCTCGCGCCTGTCAGATAATTTCCTTGATCTGGACCTGCTTGATGAACAGGCCCGCGACGTGCTGGGCCTGATCCGCGCGGACGAAGTTGTTATCCGCTAG
- a CDS encoding acyltransferase → MNRGFSVYIDGIRAAAALVVLLSHFAYPRFTDGRYIWIRDLYLGSDAVVIFFVLSGFVITYCAKTKETALGSFAFARASRFLSVAIPAVLIGFALDNLGASMFPEFYAGQFYNPLAFWEQLAFGLTFANEWTGLATRLGTNGPYWSLSYEAAYYALFAVFFFLSGAVRWLLIAAMCVLFGVNVLLLMPCWLMGVYLYWRIGTSGLVAKPLAVVMAVLPPVIYIALLMSDVRADLTDFMRGFLSPAQYHGLRFSDAPVWDFMLACLTVIHLLGVHALCKADGVETGSARIVRYLASCSFTIYLFHYPLLQFLKPWLASFADLPASDLILLGATLVICLGLAAVFERTLKQQRQFVRRLFLAGPALSR, encoded by the coding sequence ATGAACCGGGGGTTTTCGGTATATATTGACGGGATTCGCGCCGCCGCAGCCCTGGTGGTTCTGCTGTCGCACTTTGCCTACCCGCGCTTTACCGACGGGCGCTATATCTGGATCCGCGATCTTTATCTTGGCAGCGATGCGGTTGTGATATTTTTTGTGCTGTCGGGCTTTGTCATCACCTATTGCGCCAAGACAAAGGAAACCGCGCTGGGAAGCTTTGCATTCGCGCGGGCAAGCCGGTTTTTGTCCGTGGCCATTCCAGCGGTTTTAATCGGCTTTGCGCTCGATAATCTGGGCGCATCCATGTTTCCGGAATTCTATGCAGGCCAGTTCTACAACCCGCTGGCCTTTTGGGAGCAGCTTGCATTCGGTTTGACCTTCGCAAACGAATGGACAGGTCTTGCGACGCGTCTTGGCACCAATGGCCCCTATTGGTCGCTGTCTTACGAGGCCGCCTATTACGCCCTGTTCGCCGTGTTCTTCTTTCTCTCAGGTGCTGTGCGATGGCTGTTGATCGCCGCCATGTGCGTTCTGTTCGGGGTGAACGTTCTGCTACTGATGCCGTGTTGGTTGATGGGGGTCTACCTATACTGGCGCATAGGCACGTCCGGACTGGTCGCAAAGCCGCTGGCCGTCGTCATGGCGGTGTTGCCGCCGGTGATCTACATCGCCCTGTTGATGAGCGATGTCAGAGCCGACCTGACAGACTTCATGCGCGGCTTTCTATCGCCCGCGCAATATCACGGGCTTCGTTTCTCTGACGCGCCTGTCTGGGATTTCATGCTGGCCTGCCTGACGGTGATCCACCTTCTTGGTGTTCATGCGCTCTGCAAGGCCGATGGCGTTGAAACGGGCAGCGCGCGCATTGTGCGATACCTCGCCTCGTGCAGCTTCACGATTTACCTGTTCCATTATCCGCTGCTGCAATTTCTGAAACCATGGCTTGCCAGCTTTGCGGACCTGCCCGCGTCGGACCTGATCTTGCTTGGCGCGACGCTGGTCATCTGTCTGGGGCTTGCGGCCGTTTTCGAACGAACGCTCAAGCAGCAGCGGCAGTTTGTGCGGCGTCTGTTTCTGGCTGGCCCAGCGCTGTCGCGCTAG
- the cysE gene encoding serine O-acetyltransferase, protein MADPRPTLTEIDPVWHRICEEAEAAIVSEPLMGGLVHAGVLHHATFERALAYRLSMKLASPEMSEQILREIADAAYAAAPELPAAARADLVAIFDRDPACHRFMQPLLFFKGFQAVQSYRLGHWLWANDRKDLAYYVQMRVSETFGVDIHPAARIGQGIMIDHAHSIVVGETAVVGDNVSMLHSVTLGGTGKEDDDRHPKIGDGVLIGAGAKVLGNISVGHCSRIAAGSVVLEDIPPMKTVAGVPAKIVGEAGCAQPSRTMDQMLAR, encoded by the coding sequence ATGGCTGACCCACGTCCGACACTGACAGAAATTGACCCGGTTTGGCACCGCATCTGCGAAGAGGCGGAAGCCGCCATTGTGTCAGAGCCGCTGATGGGCGGGCTTGTCCACGCCGGCGTGCTGCATCACGCCACGTTCGAGCGTGCGCTGGCCTATCGTTTGTCGATGAAGCTGGCCTCGCCCGAGATGTCGGAACAGATTTTGCGCGAGATTGCGGATGCAGCCTATGCGGCGGCCCCTGAATTGCCGGCGGCCGCACGGGCGGATCTGGTTGCGATCTTTGATCGTGATCCGGCCTGCCACCGGTTCATGCAGCCTTTGCTGTTTTTCAAGGGCTTTCAGGCGGTGCAATCATATCGGCTGGGTCACTGGCTGTGGGCGAATGACCGCAAGGACCTGGCCTATTACGTGCAGATGCGCGTCAGCGAGACCTTTGGCGTCGATATCCACCCGGCCGCCCGTATCGGGCAGGGGATCATGATTGATCACGCCCATTCCATCGTTGTTGGGGAAACGGCCGTCGTTGGCGACAATGTGTCGATGCTGCATTCCGTGACCCTTGGCGGTACGGGCAAGGAAGATGATGACCGCCACCCCAAAATCGGTGATGGCGTCCTGATCGGCGCGGGCGCAAAGGTATTGGGGAATATCAGTGTCGGGCATTGCAGTAGAATTGCTGCGGGTTCGGTTGTGCTGGAGGACATTCCGCCGATGAAAACTGTTGCAGGTGTTCCCGCAAAGATCGTGGGCGAGGCGGGCTGCGCGCAACCGTCGCGGACCATGGATCAAATGCTGGCCCGCTAG
- a CDS encoding methyltransferase domain-containing protein, whose product MTGLSPKTPMLHGQRMSAMQVLLKEWEHFLMADPFQDVDAAGEEFIAAFADSMDARQADPVMEGIVSNYLAKLRFPSGSLTVEVGAGAGAVTRRVAAKANPERVVGFEPSAGFVREAKERTQLQKNVSFEVADGAAIPVDDSSVQNLILHTVLTHVEKPLRLLQEARRVLKPDGRLVVCDADFSKACLGSSPCDPLDVCAKAFVREFVTDPHIVAKLRDLIAQAGFVVTDFDLVSRSILNNDQMLPWVEESAKRMLARGEIGQALFDGLVSEYKRRATAGRLYGYQIFATAIATPN is encoded by the coding sequence ATGACCGGATTGAGCCCAAAGACACCAATGCTGCATGGACAACGAATGTCTGCTATGCAGGTTTTGTTAAAAGAGTGGGAGCATTTTTTGATGGCCGATCCGTTCCAAGATGTGGATGCAGCTGGAGAGGAATTCATAGCGGCGTTTGCCGACTCTATGGATGCACGACAGGCAGACCCCGTGATGGAGGGCATTGTCTCGAACTATCTTGCGAAATTGCGGTTTCCAAGTGGCAGCCTGACAGTCGAGGTCGGCGCAGGCGCCGGTGCAGTGACGCGACGAGTTGCGGCCAAAGCCAACCCCGAGCGCGTTGTCGGTTTTGAGCCTTCGGCGGGTTTCGTAAGGGAAGCTAAAGAACGCACGCAACTTCAAAAGAATGTGTCTTTCGAGGTCGCGGATGGGGCCGCGATACCGGTAGACGACAGCTCTGTCCAAAACCTGATTTTGCATACCGTGCTCACGCATGTCGAAAAGCCACTTCGTCTGCTTCAAGAGGCACGGCGTGTATTGAAACCAGACGGACGCCTTGTGGTGTGCGATGCAGATTTTTCAAAGGCCTGCCTGGGTAGTAGCCCCTGCGACCCGCTTGATGTTTGTGCAAAAGCTTTTGTTCGCGAGTTTGTCACTGATCCCCATATCGTTGCCAAGCTGCGCGACTTGATCGCGCAAGCAGGTTTTGTGGTGACCGATTTCGATCTGGTCAGTCGGTCTATCTTAAACAACGACCAGATGCTTCCCTGGGTAGAAGAGTCCGCGAAGAGGATGCTTGCCAGAGGGGAAATTGGGCAGGCACTGTTTGACGGCCTCGTGTCGGAGTACAAGCGCCGCGCGACTGCCGGAAGGCTTTACGGCTACCAGATTTTTGCGACTGCAATCGCAACGCCAAACTAA
- the pdhA gene encoding pyruvate dehydrogenase (acetyl-transferring) E1 component subunit alpha encodes MPPKKAAAKPNVSAEELLGHYREMLLIRRFEEKAGQLYGMGLIGGFCHLYIGQEAVVVGLEAAAEEGDKRVTSYRDHGHMLACGMDPKGIMAELTGREGGFSKGKGGSMHMFSKEKHFYGGHGIVAAQVPLGAGLAFSDKYKGNDRVTFAYFGDGAANQGQVYETYNMAELWDLPVVFVIENNQYAMGTSVKRSTKSPSLWERGAAYGIPGEEVDGMNVLAVKEAGERAVAHCRAGKGPYILEVKTYRYRGHSMSDPAKYRTREEVQKMRDERDPIEQIREMLLTGKHASEDDLKAIDKEIKGVVNEAAEFSKESPEPALDELWTDIYATEIPQEA; translated from the coding sequence ATGCCACCCAAAAAGGCCGCCGCGAAACCCAATGTCTCAGCCGAGGAATTATTGGGGCATTACCGAGAAATGCTGCTGATCAGAAGATTCGAGGAAAAGGCTGGCCAGCTTTACGGCATGGGTCTGATCGGTGGGTTCTGCCACCTGTATATCGGACAAGAGGCTGTTGTCGTCGGTCTGGAAGCAGCGGCCGAGGAAGGTGACAAGCGGGTCACGTCCTATCGCGATCACGGGCATATGCTGGCCTGCGGAATGGACCCCAAAGGGATCATGGCCGAGCTGACCGGTCGTGAAGGCGGCTTTTCCAAGGGCAAGGGCGGCTCCATGCACATGTTCTCGAAAGAGAAACATTTCTATGGTGGCCACGGAATTGTTGCCGCACAGGTTCCACTGGGGGCCGGGCTGGCATTCTCGGACAAGTATAAGGGCAATGACCGCGTGACCTTCGCTTATTTTGGCGATGGGGCTGCAAACCAGGGGCAGGTTTACGAGACCTATAACATGGCCGAGCTTTGGGATCTGCCTGTCGTTTTTGTCATTGAAAACAACCAATACGCCATGGGTACGTCTGTGAAACGATCCACAAAGTCGCCTTCGCTGTGGGAACGTGGCGCAGCCTATGGCATTCCCGGTGAAGAGGTTGACGGGATGAATGTATTGGCCGTCAAAGAGGCTGGCGAACGCGCTGTTGCCCATTGTCGTGCGGGCAAAGGGCCCTACATTCTGGAAGTGAAAACATACCGCTATCGCGGCCACTCCATGTCGGATCCGGCAAAATACCGGACCCGCGAAGAGGTGCAGAAGATGCGCGATGAACGTGATCCCATCGAACAGATCCGCGAAATGCTGCTGACCGGCAAACATGCCTCCGAGGATGACCTCAAGGCGATCGATAAAGAGATCAAGGGCGTCGTGAACGAGGCTGCAGAATTCTCCAAGGAAAGCCCGGAACCTGCCCTGGACGAACTTTGGACAGATATCTACGCAACTGAAATCCCGCAGGAGGCTTGA
- a CDS encoding pyruvate dehydrogenase complex E1 component subunit beta — translation MATEILMPALSPTMEEGTLAKWLVKEGDTVSSGDIMAEIETDKATMEFEAVDEGIVGKILIAEGTEGVKVNTPIAVLVEDGEDVPDATAPKADADTPAAEPADAPPATAPAAAAPDAPVPDATPDWDADVEVKQTTVREALRDAMAEEMRRDEDVFLMGEEVAEYQGAYKISQGLLDEFGAKRVIDTPITEHGFAGIGVGAAFGGLKPIVEFMTFNFAMQAIDHIINSAAKTLYMSGGQMGAPMVFRGPNGAAARVGAQHSQDYAAWYMQIPGLKVVMPYSAADAKGLMKTAIRDPNPVIFLENEILYGKSFDVPVMDDFTIPFGKARIERAGDDVTIVSFGIGMTYALQAAEKLAEDGINAEVINLRSLRPMDTDTILASVRKTNRCVTVEEGWPQGSVGGYISSVIMQQAFDYLDAPVINCTGKDVPMPYAANLEKHALVTTDEVVAAVKQVTYR, via the coding sequence ATGGCAACCGAAATTCTTATGCCCGCCCTCTCGCCCACTATGGAAGAAGGCACATTGGCCAAATGGCTGGTCAAGGAAGGTGACACCGTGTCATCCGGCGACATCATGGCCGAAATCGAAACCGACAAGGCCACGATGGAATTCGAAGCCGTTGATGAAGGCATCGTGGGCAAGATCCTGATCGCCGAAGGTACCGAAGGTGTGAAGGTGAACACCCCAATCGCTGTGCTAGTTGAAGACGGCGAAGACGTGCCTGATGCAACGGCCCCAAAGGCCGACGCAGATACACCCGCCGCCGAACCGGCAGATGCACCCCCGGCCACAGCACCTGCCGCCGCGGCCCCCGATGCCCCCGTCCCCGATGCAACCCCCGATTGGGATGCAGATGTGGAGGTCAAGCAAACCACCGTCCGCGAAGCCTTGCGCGATGCGATGGCCGAGGAAATGCGCCGGGACGAGGATGTCTTTTTGATGGGTGAAGAGGTCGCCGAATACCAGGGCGCCTATAAGATCTCGCAGGGTCTGCTGGATGAATTCGGGGCCAAGCGCGTCATCGACACACCAATTACAGAGCACGGGTTTGCCGGTATCGGCGTTGGTGCGGCCTTTGGTGGATTGAAGCCGATTGTCGAGTTCATGACGTTTAACTTCGCCATGCAAGCCATTGATCATATTATCAACTCTGCCGCAAAGACGTTGTATATGTCCGGTGGTCAGATGGGTGCGCCAATGGTATTTCGTGGCCCCAATGGCGCCGCGGCCCGCGTGGGCGCGCAACACAGCCAAGACTATGCGGCGTGGTACATGCAGATCCCTGGTCTGAAAGTGGTCATGCCCTATTCCGCCGCCGATGCGAAAGGGCTGATGAAGACCGCCATCCGCGACCCCAACCCGGTGATCTTCCTTGAAAACGAAATCCTCTATGGCAAGTCGTTCGACGTGCCTGTGATGGATGATTTCACCATCCCGTTCGGCAAGGCCAGGATCGAACGCGCCGGTGATGACGTGACGATTGTCAGCTTTGGCATCGGGATGACATATGCCTTGCAGGCCGCCGAAAAGCTGGCCGAGGACGGGATCAATGCCGAGGTCATCAACCTACGCTCGCTGCGCCCGATGGATACCGACACGATCCTTGCATCTGTCCGCAAAACCAATCGCTGCGTCACGGTCGAGGAAGGTTGGCCCCAAGGATCCGTCGGCGGCTATATCAGCAGCGTGATCATGCAGCAGGCCTTTGACTATCTGGATGCCCCGGTGATCAATTGCACCGGTAAAGATGTGCCTATGCCATATGCGGCCAACCTGGAAAAACACGCCCTTGTCACCACGGACGAGGTCGTTGCTGCCGTCAAACAAGTGACCTACCGGTAG
- a CDS encoding VOC family protein has translation MIKHIAHFAILIPDYDAALRFFTSIGFECLEDTQLEEGKRWVRVAPKGSQTEILLAKAATKNQLQTVGKQGGGRVWLFLETDDFEADYSLLKKAGVKFEEQPRTEAYGRVVVWNDPWGNRWDLIQRT, from the coding sequence ATGATAAAACACATCGCGCACTTTGCCATTCTTATTCCTGACTACGATGCTGCTTTGCGGTTTTTTACAAGCATCGGCTTTGAATGCCTCGAAGACACTCAGTTGGAAGAAGGTAAGCGTTGGGTTCGGGTCGCTCCAAAGGGTAGTCAAACAGAAATTTTGCTGGCGAAAGCAGCCACGAAGAATCAGCTTCAAACAGTAGGAAAGCAAGGCGGTGGCCGCGTCTGGCTGTTCTTAGAGACCGATGATTTCGAGGCTGATTATTCTCTACTTAAAAAAGCTGGCGTCAAATTTGAAGAGCAGCCTAGAACAGAGGCATATGGACGAGTTGTAGTTTGGAATGATCCATGGGGTAACCGCTGGGATTTGATCCAACGTACCTAG
- a CDS encoding pyruvate dehydrogenase complex dihydrolipoamide acetyltransferase, with protein MPTEILMPALSPTMEEGTLAKWLVKEGDTVSSGDVMAEIETDKATMEFEAVDEGTIGKIVVPGGTEGVKVNDVIAVLLEDGESADDIGDVGSAGTPAKAPADEPAAAPAAAAASQPAPAAPTKDGNRIFASPLARRIAADKGLDLADIKGTGPHGRIVKADVENAKPGAKTSAAAPASKAEAPAAAAMAAGPSTDVVIKTYEGRPFEEVKLDGMRKTIAARLTEAKQSVPHFYLRRDINLDALLKFRSQLNKQLEPRGVKLSVNDFIIKACALALQQVPEANAVWAGDRTLKFEKSDVAVAVAIEGGLFTPVLKDADMKSLSALSAEMKDLAGRARERKLAPHEYQGGSFAISNLGMFGIDNFDAIINPPHAAILAVGAGVKKPIVGEDGELAVGTVMSTTLSVDHRVIDGALGANLLQAIKDNLENPMTMLA; from the coding sequence ATGCCCACCGAAATCCTGATGCCCGCCCTCTCACCCACAATGGAAGAAGGCACGCTGGCCAAATGGCTCGTCAAGGAAGGCGACACGGTATCCTCCGGCGATGTCATGGCCGAGATCGAGACCGACAAGGCCACGATGGAATTTGAAGCTGTCGATGAAGGCACAATCGGCAAGATCGTCGTTCCCGGAGGCACCGAAGGCGTCAAGGTTAATGACGTGATCGCCGTGCTGCTGGAAGACGGCGAAAGCGCCGATGATATCGGCGATGTCGGCAGCGCGGGCACACCTGCGAAAGCGCCCGCTGATGAACCGGCTGCGGCGCCTGCTGCTGCCGCCGCCTCGCAGCCCGCACCTGCCGCACCGACCAAGGATGGCAACCGCATCTTTGCCTCGCCTCTGGCGCGCCGGATTGCGGCGGATAAGGGGCTTGATCTGGCCGATATCAAGGGCACCGGCCCGCATGGCCGCATCGTCAAGGCCGATGTCGAAAACGCCAAACCCGGCGCCAAGACCAGCGCCGCCGCCCCTGCATCCAAAGCCGAAGCACCAGCAGCTGCTGCAATGGCTGCCGGCCCAAGCACCGACGTGGTGATCAAAACCTACGAAGGCCGCCCCTTCGAAGAGGTCAAGCTGGACGGCATGCGCAAGACAATCGCCGCCCGCCTGACCGAGGCCAAGCAGTCGGTCCCGCATTTCTACCTGCGCCGGGATATCAACCTTGATGCGCTGCTGAAATTCCGCAGCCAGTTGAACAAGCAGTTGGAACCGCGCGGCGTCAAACTGTCGGTCAACGACTTTATCATCAAGGCCTGCGCACTTGCACTGCAGCAGGTTCCCGAAGCCAACGCCGTCTGGGCAGGTGACCGAACGCTGAAATTCGAAAAGTCGGATGTGGCCGTCGCCGTCGCGATTGAAGGCGGCTTGTTCACGCCCGTGCTGAAGGACGCGGATATGAAATCGCTCTCAGCGCTGTCGGCAGAGATGAAAGACCTGGCCGGCCGCGCCCGCGAACGCAAATTGGCCCCGCATGAATACCAAGGCGGCAGCTTTGCAATCTCGAACCTGGGCATGTTCGGCATCGACAATTTCGACGCGATCATCAACCCGCCTCATGCGGCTATTCTGGCTGTGGGTGCAGGCGTGAAAAAGCCCATCGTCGGCGAAGATGGCGAACTGGCGGTGGGCACGGTGATGTCGACCACCCTGTCGGTCGACCACCGTGTGATCGACGGCGCACTTGGCGCCAACCTGCTGCAGGCGATCAAGGACAATCTTGAAAACCCGATGACCATGCTTGCCTGA
- a CDS encoding fructose bisphosphate aldolase, whose amino-acid sequence MSKQEMTTQVRSGNGFIAALDQSGGSTPKALAAYGVDSDAYSNDDEMFDLIHAMRSRIVNAPAFTGAKIVGAILFEMTMDREIGGKPSAQYLWEDRRVVPFLKIDKGLMDETDGVQLMKPMDHLDRLLPRAAQGGIFGTKMRSVINQPNAAGIAANVTQQFEVGRQVIGHGLVPILEPEINIKMTDKAVAEEMLRDEILAHLNTLGPNEIIMLKLTLPEQPNIYQALVDHPNVMRVVALSGGYTRDEANAKLAQNTGIIASFSRALTEGLSADQSDADFNQTLSTTIEDVFAASVAG is encoded by the coding sequence ATGTCGAAACAGGAAATGACAACACAAGTTCGCAGCGGCAACGGATTTATCGCCGCACTGGATCAAAGTGGCGGATCCACCCCAAAGGCGCTTGCCGCTTATGGCGTCGACAGCGACGCCTACAGCAATGACGACGAAATGTTCGACCTGATCCATGCCATGCGCAGCCGGATCGTGAACGCCCCTGCCTTCACGGGCGCCAAAATCGTCGGCGCCATCCTGTTCGAGATGACAATGGACCGCGAGATCGGCGGCAAACCGTCGGCGCAATACCTGTGGGAAGACCGCCGTGTCGTCCCGTTTCTGAAGATCGACAAGGGTCTGATGGACGAGACTGACGGCGTGCAATTGATGAAGCCCATGGATCATCTTGACCGGCTTTTGCCGCGCGCGGCCCAGGGCGGCATTTTCGGCACCAAGATGCGGTCGGTGATCAACCAGCCCAACGCGGCCGGCATCGCCGCAAACGTGACCCAGCAATTTGAAGTGGGCCGACAGGTGATCGGCCACGGGCTGGTGCCGATCCTGGAACCCGAGATCAACATCAAGATGACCGACAAGGCCGTCGCCGAAGAAATGCTGCGCGACGAAATCCTTGCCCATCTCAACACGCTGGGACCAAACGAGATCATCATGCTGAAACTGACCCTGCCCGAACAGCCGAATATCTATCAGGCACTGGTCGACCATCCCAACGTGATGCGCGTTGTCGCCCTGTCCGGCGGCTACACCCGGGACGAGGCGAATGCCAAACTGGCCCAGAATACCGGCATCATTGCCAGCTTCTCCCGCGCGTTGACAGAAGGCTTGTCCGCTGATCAAAGTGACGCTGATTTCAATCAGACCCTCAGCACCACGATCGAAGATGTCTTTGCCGCCTCGGTGGCCGGCTGA